The Thermosynechococcus sp. HN-54 DNA segment GCCCCCACCGGTACGGCACTGCGGCTATTGAGCCTACCCGAGGTAAGCGGCTGGTATATGCGCCGCTTCTATAAACCGCTACAACGAATGTCCGTAGCGCTACGACCGATTGTGGAGCCAATTTTTAAGCCCTTGGTGGGGTTCTCGTTGCCCGATCAAGAGGTCATGGATGCTCCCTACGAATTCTACGAGCAAATTGAAGCCCTTGAAAAAGTCCTCACCGACAATACGCAAACGTCGGTGCGCTTGGTCACCAATCCAGAAAAGATGGTGATTAAGGAGTCGCTCCGCGCCCATGCCTATCTTAGCCTCTATAACGTGGCCACCGACTTAGTCATCGCAAACCGCATTCTACCGGACACGGTTCATGATCCCTTCTTTGCCCGCTGGAAAGAAACGCAACAGCAATACCGCCAAGAGATTCACGACAATTTTCGCCCCCTGCCCATCAAGGAAGTGCCTCTGTTTGCTGAGGAACTCTGTGGTTTAGCGGCACTGCACCGCCTGAAGGAGACTCTCTATGCTGATGAAGATCCAGCTCAGGTCTATTACCAAGAGCAAACGATTCGGGTGGTGCCCAGTGATGGCCAGTACAGCCTTGAACTCTATCTACCGGGGATACCCAAGGAAAAAATTGAACTGAACAAGACGGCGGATGAGTTGAATATTCGCATTGGCAACCATCGTCGTAATATGGTGCTCCCCCAAGGATTAGCGGCGCTGCAACCGGTGGGCGCGAAAATGGAGGCGGACTACCTGAAAATCCGCTTTGCTAGTGCCACCAGTGGCTAATCAATGACTGATGAGACTTGCCACTGTGACAACGACTGGGCTGGCGATCGCCACCACTGATCTGACTAAAGTTTATCGTTCTGGCCATCACGAGACGCCTGTTCTTCAGGGAATTAACCTGCAAATCCAGCACGGTCATATTCATCTGCTAATGGGACCTGCGGGGTCGGGGAAAACCACCCTGCTCTCGATTTTGGCCGGCATTCTTGCCCCCACCAGTGGCCAAGTGGTTGTCTTAGGCCAAGAGATTACGCAACTGTCCAAGGCCGCCTTGGCAAAATTTCGCCTGCAAAACATTGGCTTTGTCTTTCAGAGTTTTAATCTTTTCCCCGCTTTGACCACACTGGAAAATGTTGAAATTGCCCTCAATCTTAAGGGCATTAAAGGTAAAAAAGCGAAGGAACAGGCAGCAGCGCTTCTTGAGGCAGTTGGCTTGGGCGATCGCCTTGACTTTGTGCCCGCAAATCTTTCTGGGGGTCAAAAACAACGGGTTGCCATTGCCCGTGCCCTAGCGGGTGAGCCAAAGATCATTTTTGCCGATGAACCGACGGCTTCCCTTGATTCCCAAAATGGCCAACAGGTGATCAAAATTCTCTACAAGCTGGCAAAGCAAAAAGGCTGCACGGTGTTGATTGTTACCCATGATCCACGGATTACAGCCATTGCCGATCGCATCACCAAAATTGAAGATGGCAAGCTCAAGGAGAGCTAAACCTGTTGCCCCTGTACCCAGCGTTCCCAAAGGAGTTGCAGCGTCAGAGCCACAAGACCCACGGCAATAATGCTGAAGACCCCCGTTGCAAGGGTACACAAGCCCACCACAAGGGTGCGCACGGCCACGGCCAAGCTATAAACCAGTTGATTGTGGTAACTGACAGCATGGGTGGCAAAGACGTAGGCGATCGCTCCCGTCAGTCGATAGAGCAGAATCCCTAGCGTGCCAGCAATCAGCGCACCCGTCAAACAGCGGAGGGGGTTCGTTTTTGGAGGAAGAGCCGTCATAAACAGGATTACCCTTTGTGAGCGGATGATTCCAGAATACGGTAGCCAATGTCACGACGATAGTAGCAGTCAGCAAATTGAATAGCGCTGACACCAGCATAGGCCTTGGCTTGAGCCGTGGCAAAATCAGGAGCCAAAGCGGTAATGTTCAATACCCGACCACCATTGGTATACCACTGCCCCTCCTGCCAACGTGTGCCTGCATGGAAGACAAGAACGCCCTGTGCCATAGCTTCGGGAATGCCCTGAATCACATCCCCTTTGCGGTAGCTCCCCGGATAGCCCCCCGCCGCCATCACAACCGAGAGAGCCACCTTATTGCGCCATTGCAGTGCTCCCAAACTGGCTAGACGTCCCTCAACGCAGGCCACAAGCAGGTCAATCAGCGGTGTTTCC contains these protein-coding regions:
- a CDS encoding ABC transporter ATP-binding protein; protein product: MRLATVTTTGLAIATTDLTKVYRSGHHETPVLQGINLQIQHGHIHLLMGPAGSGKTTLLSILAGILAPTSGQVVVLGQEITQLSKAALAKFRLQNIGFVFQSFNLFPALTTLENVEIALNLKGIKGKKAKEQAAALLEAVGLGDRLDFVPANLSGGQKQRVAIARALAGEPKIIFADEPTASLDSQNGQQVIKILYKLAKQKGCTVLIVTHDPRITAIADRITKIEDGKLKES
- a CDS encoding DUF3082 domain-containing protein — translated: MTALPPKTNPLRCLTGALIAGTLGILLYRLTGAIAYVFATHAVSYHNQLVYSLAVAVRTLVVGLCTLATGVFSIIAVGLVALTLQLLWERWVQGQQV
- a CDS encoding TRC40/GET3/ArsA family transport-energizing ATPase: MRVILMTGKGGVGKTSVAAATGLRCAELGYKTLVLSTDPAHSLADSFDLELGHVPVPVAENLWGAELDALMELEDNWGAVKRYITQVLQARGLEGVQAEELAILPGMDEIFALVRMKRHYDEGQYDVLIIDSAPTGTALRLLSLPEVSGWYMRRFYKPLQRMSVALRPIVEPIFKPLVGFSLPDQEVMDAPYEFYEQIEALEKVLTDNTQTSVRLVTNPEKMVIKESLRAHAYLSLYNVATDLVIANRILPDTVHDPFFARWKETQQQYRQEIHDNFRPLPIKEVPLFAEELCGLAALHRLKETLYADEDPAQVYYQEQTIRVVPSDGQYSLELYLPGIPKEKIELNKTADELNIRIGNHRRNMVLPQGLAALQPVGAKMEADYLKIRFASATSG